The sequence below is a genomic window from Streptomyces sp. NBC_00289.
CCCTGGGCCGAGACGACGGTGAAGTACAGCGAGGCCCCGTTCTCGTAGACGTGGGAGATGTGGCACATGACCAGGGGCGGGGTGCCGGCCTCGGTGAGCGTGGCGGTCAGCGCCTCGCGGACGGCGGCGTACAGCCCCGGGACGCGGGACCAGAAGGCCGCAGTCTCCAGTGTTTCCGCGAAGGCCCCGGCGTCGAGGAGGGAGTCGCGCAGGTAGGGGGCCGAGTAGCGGCCGTCGGCCCAGCGCTGTCCCGGCTCCTCGCCGAGGAGGGTTCCGCCGCACGCGCGCAGGACGGCCGCGGCCCGCTCCCGGCGATGCGCGGTGTCCTCCTCGGTCCCCTCGAAGCCGGCGATCGCCGTGCATCCGGCGGCTTCCCGCGCTCCGGCGGATCCGATGGCGTCGGGCTGGGCGAGGCCGACGAGTGTCTCGGTCTCGTCGGACAGCCGCAGGACCGTCGGCAGCGGCCCGTCCTGGGCGAGTGTGCGCAGTGCGGCGGCCCCCTCGTCGAAGGAGGCGAAGCGCCAGCCCTCGTAGCGGCGGACCCGCGGGACGGGGCGGACGCGCACCGTCACGGACGTGATGACTCCGAACGCCCCCTCGGAGCCGAGGACGAGCTGGCGCAGGTCGGGTCCGGCCGCCGAGCGCGGGGCGCGGCCCGTGTCGAGGGTGCCTTCGGGGGTGGCGAGGGTGAGGCCGAGGACCATGTCGTCGAAGCGGCCGTAGCCCGCGGAGGCCTGCCCGCTGGAGCGGGTGGCGGCGAAGCCGCCGATGGTGGCCCACTCGAAGGACTGGGGGAAGTGGCCGAGGGTGAAGCCGTGCTCGGCCAGCAGCGCCTCGGCCCGCGGGGCGCGCAGCCCGGCTTGCAGGGTGGCGGTCCGGGACACCGGGTCGAGGGCGACCATGCGGTCCATGCGGCGCAGGTCCAGGGCGACGAAGGCGAGCCGTCGGCCGGGGACGAGTCCGCCGACCACGGAGGTGCCGCCGCCGAACGGCACGACGGTCAGGCCGTGTTCGGCGCACACCCGCAGGACGGCGCTCACCTCGTCGTGGCTCGCGGGCAGGACGACGGCCGCCGGCAGGTCGTCGACGTCGCCGGCGCGCATCCGCATCAGGTCGGGAGTGGACTTGCCGCGGGTGTGCCGGATCCGGCTCTGCGCGTCGGTGCGTACGTGGTCCTCGTCGCCGCCCACGGCGGTGAGCAGGCCGAGACGCGCGGCCGGGGACAGCGGCGGCTCGGGGACGTCGATCTTCTCCAGCGCGACCGGCCCCGTCCCGCGCGGCTCGACTCCTAGCAGCTCGTGCAGCAGCCCGGTCACCGTGTCGGGCAGCGGCGTCGCTCGGGCCGGGTCGCCCCAGCCGCTCCACAGCATGTCCATGACTGTCGTCCTCACCGGTCGATTCGAGAGCTGCCGTTCCCTGGGCGGCCCAGGGAAGTTACACTGTGACACATGACGCCTATTCGTCACAATGACTCGGACGGCGACGCGGTGCTCGACGCGGTCCGCGACTGCGTCCTCGCCGTCGGGGTCCGCCGCACCACCCTCACCGACGTGGCCCGCCGCGCGGGCGTCTCCCGGATGACGCTCTACCGGCGCTGGCCCGACGTCCGGTCCCTGGTCGGCGACCTCATGACCCGGGAGTGGGTCGCGGTGGCCACCGGGGCCATGCCCGAGGCCCGTCCCGGCACGGACGCGCGCACCCTGATCGTCGAAGGGCTCGTGGCCGGGGTGGACGCCTTCCGCGCCCATCCCCTCTTCCGCAAGATCGTCGACGTCGACCCCGAGCTCCTCCTCCCCTACGTCCTGGACCGGCGGGGGGCGAGCCAGGAAGCCCTGCTGGGGCTGCTGGCCGACGCTCTGCGGGAGGGCCACGCCGACGGATCGGTACGGCCGGGCCACACCGAACGGCAGGCCCGTTCCCTGCTGTTGGTCGTGCAGTCCTTCACCCTGTCCCTGCGGACCATGACCGACGAGGACGACACCGAGTTGAGCTCCGCGGCCTTCCTCGCGGAGCTGCGGACCGTCCTGGAGAGGACTCTCACGCCATGAGCCCCACCGCCGGCCGCACCCCCGCCGCCCCGCTCGCCCCCGGGGCGTCCCTGTCCGCCGCCCGGCGCGGGCGGGAACTCACCGAGAGCGTCGACGGACCCGTCGTGGACGTCCTGGTCGTCGGACTCGGCGCCACCGGGGCCGGGGCCGCCCTCGACGCCGCCGCCCGGGGCCTGAGCGTCGTCGCCGTCGACGCCCACGATCTGGCGTTCGGCACCTCCCGCTGGAGCTCCAAACTCATCCACGGCGGGCTGCGCTATCTCGCCTCCGCCCAGTTCGACGTGGCCCACGAGAGCGCGGTCGAGCGCGGCGTGCTGATGGAGCGCACCGCACCCCACCTGGTGCACGCCCAGCCGTTCGTACTGCCCCTCACTCCCCTGGTCTCCGGCGGCCAGGCCGCGCTGGCCCAAGCCGGTTTCCGGGCCGGTGACGCCCTACGGCTGGCGGCTCGCACGGCCCGGGCGACCCTGCCCGCACCGCGCCGCCTGTCCGTGGTCGAGACCCGGCACCTGGCCCCGGCGCTGCGCCCCGACGGTCTGCGCGGCGGCCTGCTGTCCTGGGACGGCCGGCTCACCGACGACGCCCGCCTGGTGACTGCGCTGGCCCGGACCGCCGCCGCGCACGGCGCCCGTGTCCTGACCCGGGTCCGGGCTCTGGAACTCACCGGTTCCGGCGCCCGCGTCCGCGACGAACTCACCGGCGAGGAGGGACTGATCCGTGCCCGCGCGGTGGTGAACGCGGCCGGCGTGTGGGCGGGCGACCTGGTGGACGGCGTCCGGATCCGCCCCTCCCGCGGCACCCACCTCGTCCTGCGCTCGGACCGGCTCGGGCCGCTGCCCGCGGGTCTGCACGTGCCGGTCCCCGGGGAGACCAACCGCTTCGTCCTCGTCCTGCCCCAGGGCGACGGCCGCGTCTACGTCGGACTCACCGACGAACCCGTCGAAGGCGGCATCCCGGACGTGCCCGAGGTGCCCGAGACGGACGTCGGCTTCCTGCTCGACGTCCTCGGCTCCGTCCTCGACGTCCCCCTCCACCGCGACGACGTCGTAGGAGCCTTCGCCGGACTGCGACCGCTCCTGGACACCTCGTCGGCGCACACCGGCACCGCGGCCAGGACCGCCGACATCTCCCGCCGGCACGCGGTGCTCCCGTCGCGGGACGGCGTGATCACCGTGGTCGGGGGGAAGCTCACCACCTACCGGCGCAT
It includes:
- a CDS encoding FAD-binding oxidoreductase translates to MDMLWSGWGDPARATPLPDTVTGLLHELLGVEPRGTGPVALEKIDVPEPPLSPAARLGLLTAVGGDEDHVRTDAQSRIRHTRGKSTPDLMRMRAGDVDDLPAAVVLPASHDEVSAVLRVCAEHGLTVVPFGGGTSVVGGLVPGRRLAFVALDLRRMDRMVALDPVSRTATLQAGLRAPRAEALLAEHGFTLGHFPQSFEWATIGGFAATRSSGQASAGYGRFDDMVLGLTLATPEGTLDTGRAPRSAAGPDLRQLVLGSEGAFGVITSVTVRVRPVPRVRRYEGWRFASFDEGAAALRTLAQDGPLPTVLRLSDETETLVGLAQPDAIGSAGAREAAGCTAIAGFEGTEEDTAHRRERAAAVLRACGGTLLGEEPGQRWADGRYSAPYLRDSLLDAGAFAETLETAAFWSRVPGLYAAVREALTATLTEAGTPPLVMCHISHVYENGASLYFTVVSAQGEDPLAHWTRAKHAANEAILAAGGTITHHHGVGTDHRDWYVREAGPLGVEALRAVKQRLDPSGLLNPGVLLPAD
- a CDS encoding glycerol-3-phosphate dehydrogenase/oxidase produces the protein MSPTAGRTPAAPLAPGASLSAARRGRELTESVDGPVVDVLVVGLGATGAGAALDAAARGLSVVAVDAHDLAFGTSRWSSKLIHGGLRYLASAQFDVAHESAVERGVLMERTAPHLVHAQPFVLPLTPLVSGGQAALAQAGFRAGDALRLAARTARATLPAPRRLSVVETRHLAPALRPDGLRGGLLSWDGRLTDDARLVTALARTAAAHGARVLTRVRALELTGSGARVRDELTGEEGLIRARAVVNAAGVWAGDLVDGVRIRPSRGTHLVLRSDRLGPLPAGLHVPVPGETNRFVLVLPQGDGRVYVGLTDEPVEGGIPDVPEVPETDVGFLLDVLGSVLDVPLHRDDVVGAFAGLRPLLDTSSAHTGTAARTADISRRHAVLPSRDGVITVVGGKLTTYRRMAEDAVDAAVEACRLPAGRSPTASLPLVGAAPPRALAALRAPRRLVRRYGTEAPAVHALGTRDPRLSEPVLPGHPVTRAELLWAVRHEGALDEADLLDRRTRIGLVPEDRVAALGAAHEALSESPAGRD
- a CDS encoding TetR/AcrR family transcriptional regulator, whose product is MTPIRHNDSDGDAVLDAVRDCVLAVGVRRTTLTDVARRAGVSRMTLYRRWPDVRSLVGDLMTREWVAVATGAMPEARPGTDARTLIVEGLVAGVDAFRAHPLFRKIVDVDPELLLPYVLDRRGASQEALLGLLADALREGHADGSVRPGHTERQARSLLLVVQSFTLSLRTMTDEDDTELSSAAFLAELRTVLERTLTP